The DNA region ACAATTTGGTAAAATGGGGTACTTGGGGAAGATTTACTAACAGATGAGTGTTATCCTGGAAGCATGATATATGGGACTCATGGTCTGTTGCCCTGGTCTGAATAGCTTATCAGCATCTTGGAGGAAGACACAAAATCAGGCGGACAAAATTAATATTCAGAATCACCCACCCTGGCTTGGATCCTGTGCTAaacttataaaatgaaatatagtaGGGTTTCATAGGAGATTCAAGGAACCAATTGCATAAAGACAGGATATAGGGAGACCTAGATTATCTGTTTGCCAACTGGAGGCTTGTCTGAATTGAGCCAACATTAGTGGGCTGCAAAGCAAACACAGCCTCAGCCTGGGCTGACAGAAAAGGCTGGTTCTAATGTGCAGGAAAGCCCCCCCTAACAGTAGtaataacaaaaagaaagtgAGTTTTAGAGGAACACATATAAGATACTGCTTACAAAACAATATTATACATTATTTAGGAATACATTAATaagtaataaaagaataaatacatgtatatgaatAATAAGCAGGAGAAGATACATAGGGGATTTTGGCTGTTTGATaaatctttcatttcttatgctgggtatatattcattatattattctttatGCCTTCTGTGAgcctgaaataaatttttaaaaattatggcgATGGAGGTTTCAACACAATATAATGGTTTTAAAAAAGTTGTAATCActccacacctgtcagaatgcctatcatcaaaaagacaacaaataacaaatgctggagagggtgtggagaaaagggagccctcgtgcactgttggtgggaatgtacattgctgcagccactatggagaacagtatgcgggttcctcaaaaatttttaaatataactttcatatgatccagcaatcccactcctgggtatatatcctgggtatgttttcatttacatgtggaatctaaaacataaaacaaacgaATGAGTATGACAGAACAGAAacagctcatagatacagagaacaaactagtcattaccagggggaagggggaTGAGAGAATCAAGagggggtaggggattaagaggtacaaactactatgtataaactaAATAAGCtgaaaggatatattgtacagcccagagaatatagctaatattttataataactttaaatggagtataatccacAAAAATATCGAAttaatatgttgtacacctgaagctaatataacattgtaaatcaactatacttcaataaaaacaaaaacaaaaacaaaaaacagttgtAGTTGTCTTAAGATGCAGCAAGTTGCCTTATGAAGGAGTGAGGTCTGTATCACTGGAGATGACTGTCAGAGATATCCTGGAGCAAAGGTTGGCACACTACAGTCCCCAGGCCAAAtctgtcttctgccctttttataaataaaaatgtatgcaaACCCAGCCATGCCCACTCATTTATGGCTGTTTTCATACTACAAGGGCAAAATCGAGCAGTTGCGTGGTTGAGACTGGATGGCTTGCACAGCCTAAACTACTATCACCTGGCAGTAtacagaaaagtttgctgaccactGTTCTAGAGAAATCATTGCATTGAGATGGACTAAATGAGCTCTGGTTTTCCAAAAAGGGAAAAGGGGCAGACTGTAGAAACTCAGGTCAATGTAAAAATCTGTGCAAAATTTCCAGaatgtttcttaaaaaatgatttaaccCTGAGTCAAGCCACTCTGAGAGATAGATTGTATGGTTTTGActtctttttggccatgccacctggcatgtgggatcttccgcaacaagggatcgaacctgggccccctacagTGGGAGCgcggtgaagtcttaaccactggaccgccagggaagtcctggttttgacttttaaaaataacctagCACAGTGTTTGGCATAGAAATACCcaagtgtttgctgaatgaaagaatggtATATGCAAGTGCCCATGCTTTCTGCCCCACCTCAGAGAAGCAGACTCTGTCATCCCCTCCTGCTGGCCAGAGCAGATTGAACCAGGGGCACGCACGCCCCGGGTTTTGGCAGTCAACTCTCAGTCTGCTCAACAGCGTACAGCATCAGCTGAACATGAAAAGATGAGCTGGACCTTTCAGAGTCCCTCTCACAGGAATTTGAACTAAACGTGTGGAAAGACTAGAGGAGTTAATGGCTGTAATCAGAGCTGCAGAGTCTGATTGGAGAGAGAATAGAACAGCAGTGATGTTGCCTTCTTTACCCAGGAGAAATCTTATCCTAGCCAGAAAACCACCCAGTGGAGACTATCATGCCTGCAtttaatatacaaaacaaaagGTGAGAATATTCAGTTTAAATAGTGTGGGGGGATTCAGCCTCCactgcattattttttaattaattaattaatggttgcgttgggtcttcgccgctgcgcgcaggctttctctagttgcggcgagtgggggctactcttccttgcggtgtgcgggcttctcattgcggtggcttctcttgttgtggagcatgggctctaggcatgctggcttcagtagttgtggcacgtgggctcagtagttgtggtgcacaggcttagttgctccgcggcatgtgggatcctcctggactagggatcgaacccgtgtcccctgcactgtcaggtggattcttaaccactgtgccaccagggaagtccctccactgaATTCTAAGGGACTTGAATCTTCCCACTGTCCCTTCCCTTGGGTGATTTCAATTTCTGCCTGCCTCAAAGAGCATTTCACCACAACAAATGTGATCCAGGTCTTTAAAGGTGGATATTTTACATACACTGGGGCATCTGAGACAAGTCAACTACTTCTTCTGGTGCTAAACAGAATAATCAATTTGTTCCAATGCTCAAGGAATCATTGGCTGTATTGAACTTATTGAAAATGGAATGGTCTTATCTTTATGTTCTCTGTGCTGACCATGGAACCCAGTCTCCACATCTGAGGCTGCTCTCCTACTTGGTGAACTTTGTGGCTTTCCTCTCCATGGAGCTCATTTGTTTTCAATAAACCCTTTTGTCCTCCTTACCCAGTTCCAGGTGAAAAGGTTCCAAAGCCATTGTTCTCCACAGATAGATACCCAGACCAGGTGAACCTGCCAGTGCCAAGGCTCCGACACCCAGAGGTGAGGAATCCAGGTCAGCAGCTCCCCGCACACAACCCTGTCCTAAGAAGGCAGACTTCTGCCTGGCTGTGGGCCTCAATCCCTTTACATCAATGGGGGTGAGGGCCAATGTCAGGGGCTCAAGTGGTTCACGTTTGAGGCAGCCATCATCACAGCCTCCTCTGACTCTCCCAACTTTAGGCAGGTAGGAAAAGGCCTCCAGAGCCTGTTCCCCCATGCTCAGACCTCTCCCTGGGTTCACTCCTCCAATACAGCACCCACAAGGCCCACACCCCAGGGAGGCAAACGGAGACCTCTGACCTTTAGGCCGCGTTGGAAGGTGGAGATAGACAGCAGGGCTAGGTCTTGCTGCTCCTCGGCGTAGCGCACCAGGTACACGTAGACAAGCTTCTTCACCTGGGGTGGAGTGGGCTTCTCAGCAGGGACTGGTGCCCCCAACCCATGAGATGTCATCACCCCAGCTGGCTGTGGTCCATGGGGAGAGCATCCTGGGTGTACCCTGGCTCCTTTGCTCTGATCCACATCTAGTTCAGGGACATCTAGATGGTGtcttttcctggaccaggaaCATTCTGAGCAGATTGGCCCCCCCAAGGACTGGATTGTTCCCTTCCTCACCCCCAACCAGCTCCAGTTTATTCCTGGTGGAGGTGGGCGTGAGAGACCCCTCACCGTGTAGCGCTCACCTCTATGTTCTTACAGGCCACGTTCTTCACCACAGCAGGAAACAGGTCTGAGGCATTCTTTCCCCGGGCGATCATCTGGGTGGTGGGGTCAAGGTAGGGGGAGAAGAAGGATGCCAGCTGTCATTAGGGGAAGGTCCACAAGGAGCCAAGGAGAGCTGCTCTTTGATCCCCAGGCCCCTCGCCCAAGGGaggcccctccttcccccctcacCGCCACAATCCTCTTCATGGCCTCGAGCTTGAGGGAATCCTTGTTGGTGTCCAGCATCTCCTTCAGGTCATCATGCCtggtgggagacacaagaggtcAGCTGAGGGCACAGCAGTGGGGGTGGGGCTATCAATCAGTAGGATCCAGGCAGAAAGAAGGGACCTGGGCAGGGAAAGCAGGACTCGACCAGAAGGGaaggtggtaaaatacacatcagGGGACTTAGGGTCGCAAGGAGCACGTGGGCCAGCCAGTGTTATGGGCTGAGTTGTGTCCCCCTcataaaagatatgttgaagtcctaaccccaagtacccagaatgtgaccttatttggaaatagaattgTTTCAGCTGTAATTAGGATGGGGTAATACTGGAGTAGGGTTGGTCCCTAATTCAATATGTCTGGTGTTCTTTAAGAAGATGGCCTTGTGAAGAGAGAGATGCAGGGAGAACGTCTTGTGAAGACAGAGGGTTGGAGTGATCCATCTACAAGTCAGTGAACATCAACGATTGCCAGACTACCAGAAGCTAGAAAGGGGCAAGGAAGGAttcccctacaggtttcagaTGGAGCATGgcactgctgacaccttgattttggacttctagcttccagaactgtgagataataaatttctattaagtcacccagtttgtggttacagcagccctgggaaactaatacagccaGGAGATGATAGGATGGATTTGGGATGGGAAAGGTAGGGACCCTTCCCAGGAAATGGCCAGTTGGATAGATGAGAAGGACCTGGAGCCAGTGGAAAGGAGGTGGGTGTCAAAACAAGAGCAAGATGCCCTTGTCCCGCCCCGAGTGTGGTCCCAGGCCCTGACCCCACAGACTGAGTTGATTCCAAGGACTGGACTGGTCCCAGATTCTCCAGAGTCTGTTGAGGTGGTCTTACCACAAAGGCCAGACCTGTCACATTCAACAGTCATTCAAGAAAGTTATAAAACCCTAATGGGAGAGGTAAATgatgatttaaataaataaccCCTTGCACATGACGGAGGGGAATAAAGGTAGTCTCCAAGCCAATATACAAATTTCATACAATGGCCATTGAAATTTCAATGGAGGCCTTTTGTCAAACTTCCTGAAGTGACTACAGAATTCATccagaaacaaaaatcaattgGTAAGAACTCCAGAGAATTTTGGGGGGAGAACAAGAGAACAATGGAACAATGACAGACAACTCCCCCTACCAGAattcaaaacacaaaacaacatgACAACGATAAAAGCCCTATGGTACCAGGTTAAAAGTAGAAAGTCAAGAGTCATAGGGGGGAAATTTCACAAATGGATCTAAGTTGATACATTAGGAACAAATAACTCACCAATGGGAGAAAGATATTTTCCTCCTCTGAAATAAATGCTGTCGGGACAACTGCTATGTAGCAAAGAATTTAACTTGTACATATATTTCACACCAAAATTAATTCCATATTTGTTTAATAGTTAACTTATTTCAATATATGGAAGAGggggaaattttaattttcaaggtCATAAAATtatcagtaataataattttttattattattactaggtttatgtttttttttaacttttgtatgtaaactaaatttaagaaaaaaaaaaaaaaaccaaggcaactgtatttgtttgctagggctgccgtaacagtaacacagactgggtggttaacaacctaaacttatttgctcacaattctggaggctagaagtctgagataaaGGTGTCAgcgggttggtttcttctgaggcctcttttcttggcttgtagatggctgtcttcctaTATCtttacatggtcttccctctgtgggtctctgtgtccaaatttcctcttcttataacagGTGAATTGTATtcgattagggcccaccctaatgacctcattctaacttaattatctctttaaaggccctatctacaaacacagtcacattctgagatattgggagttaggacttcaacatatgaatttgagggggacacaattcagcccataatagcaacagaaaggaaaatatttgggATATGGTGAATACaagtttaatattcaaaatagatAAAGTACTGATATAAATTTAGGGTATATATTCAGTATTCACTGTCAGGGCTGCTGCAAGCCCTTCTGCCATCCGCTTGCCCCGCCAGGTAGACACATCCCTGTGCTGCTGCTCCCCATTCAGTGAGTGGAGCATTGTCTGGTATTCCTTGGCCATGTGCCCTTGAGCAGTGAACAACCTGCCCAACCATACTCAGAGGTCCAGGGGCTGGTGGTCAAAGAAGTGAACAGAGAAGTGTGAATAACCCCATGGAAAACTGTGTCTGCACACAGCTGATAGAGCAGTGGGACCACTGATGCACTCATATATTGCCCAGGCAATTCCAAAATGTGATGAGCAGTTGTGTATGGAGAACTGTACATTCTCTAATCTCCCAGATGATACTCAGATAATCCGTAGCTTTGACCCAGGCATGAGAACCCAGCCGGGAGAGGTATCACCAATGGTAGGAATTAAAAAGCAGTGTGCGCAAAGTTAGTCACAGAAGTGAAACATTTAGAAGCAATAGAAAATCAGAAATTGGAGGTAGCAATATTAGGAGGGGGAAGAGCATGATAATAGTCATAAAGAGGCAAGTGTGACTGATGCTGATGCTGAGAAATGAGTAAGTGATAAATgctaagaggaagaaaagaacctGACATAACATGCACCTAGTCATAGGGCTGCATTTTGCAGAAATGTGTGAGTGCTTAACAGAACACAGAGGACTTGCTAGCTGTCAgatgagggcaggagaagatgtcCAGCCCCACTCAAGTTGATCTAAAACTCCTCCAttcaggaatactactcagccataaaaaagaatgaaatagtgccatttgtagcaacatggatgaacctacagattatcacactaagtgaagtaagtcagacagagaaagacaaataccatatgatattacttatatgtggaatctaaaatatgacacaaatgaacttatttacaaatcaggaa from Eschrichtius robustus isolate mEscRob2 chromosome 1, mEscRob2.pri, whole genome shotgun sequence includes:
- the AP3B2 gene encoding AP-3 complex subunit beta-2 isoform X5, which encodes MSAAPAYSEDKGGSAGPGEPEYGHDPASGGIFSSDYKRHDDLKEMLDTNKDSLKLEAMKRIVAMIARGKNASDLFPAVVKNVACKNIEVKKLVYVYLVRYAEEQQDLALLSISTFQRGLKEAVMMAASNVNHLSP